A genome region from Bacteroides stercoris ATCC 43183 includes the following:
- a CDS encoding AAA domain-containing protein, whose protein sequence is MKEQDTNSPIIHLQRQQLLLRMEYEYEKEEFKRQTENMGVARKVKRGVCWYPASPGRSYYNSLNQLVIEITHTENLDIEHNFEFGRPVCFFRQSTDGKITYFNFTATVSYADEARMVVIMPGAGAIMDIQSADNLGVQLYFDETSYRTMFEALEDVLRAKGNRLAELRDILLGTVKTGFRELYPVRFPWLNSTQESAVNKVLCARDVAIVHGPPGTGKTTTLVEAIYETLHREPQVLVCAQSNMAVDWISEKLVDRGVNVLRIGNPTRVNDKMLSFTYERRFENHPLYPELWSIRKELRLLGGKSRRGSYDEREGIRNRMSRLRDRATTLEIQINSELFDSAHVIASTLVSSNHRLLNGRRFGTLFIDEAAQALEAACWIAIRKADRVVLAGDHCQLPPTIKCYEAARGGLERTLMEKVVAGKPSAVSLLKVQYRMHEDIMRFSSDWFYGGELEAAPEIRHRGILDWDTPVTWLDTSEMDFKEEFVGETFGRINKEEAGLLLKELEAYIQRIGGNRILEERIDFGLISPYKAQVQYLRGKIKGSASLRPYRSLITVNTVDGFQGQERDVIFISLVRANEEGQIGFLNDLRRMNVAITRARMKLVILGEAATLSHHAFYKKLLEYVRTINDK, encoded by the coding sequence ATGAAAGAACAAGATACAAACAGTCCTATTATACACCTCCAACGACAACAGCTTCTGTTGCGTATGGAATATGAATACGAAAAAGAAGAATTCAAGCGACAAACAGAGAACATGGGCGTCGCCCGAAAAGTCAAGCGGGGAGTTTGCTGGTATCCTGCCTCACCGGGTCGAAGTTACTATAACTCGTTGAATCAATTAGTAATAGAAATCACACATACCGAGAACCTCGATATAGAACATAACTTTGAGTTCGGACGCCCTGTCTGTTTCTTCCGTCAATCTACCGACGGTAAAATCACTTACTTCAATTTTACAGCCACCGTCAGTTATGCTGACGAAGCACGCATGGTAGTGATTATGCCCGGTGCCGGAGCTATTATGGATATACAATCCGCAGATAATCTCGGAGTCCAGCTTTATTTCGACGAAACTTCTTACCGCACGATGTTCGAGGCACTGGAAGATGTCCTGCGTGCAAAAGGCAACCGGCTTGCCGAATTGCGGGATATCCTGTTGGGTACGGTCAAAACCGGTTTCCGTGAGCTTTATCCAGTACGCTTCCCCTGGTTGAACTCCACTCAGGAGAGCGCCGTCAATAAAGTGCTATGCGCCCGCGATGTAGCCATTGTACACGGGCCTCCGGGAACAGGCAAAACCACCACGCTTGTAGAAGCCATCTACGAAACCCTGCACCGCGAACCCCAAGTATTGGTATGCGCCCAAAGCAATATGGCTGTCGACTGGATTTCCGAAAAGCTGGTGGACAGAGGCGTGAATGTGCTACGAATCGGCAACCCCACACGCGTCAACGACAAAATGCTCTCTTTCACTTATGAACGCCGTTTCGAAAATCATCCGCTTTATCCCGAATTATGGAGTATCCGTAAAGAACTGAGGCTACTGGGCGGTAAATCCCGCCGCGGCAGTTACGATGAACGCGAAGGGATACGCAACCGTATGAGCCGTCTGCGTGACCGTGCCACCACATTGGAAATACAAATCAATAGTGAGTTGTTCGACAGCGCCCACGTCATAGCCTCCACACTTGTAAGCAGCAATCACCGCCTTTTAAATGGACGCCGTTTCGGCACACTGTTTATCGACGAAGCCGCCCAAGCCCTGGAAGCTGCCTGCTGGATAGCCATCCGTAAAGCAGACCGTGTAGTATTGGCAGGAGACCATTGCCAGCTTCCGCCTACCATCAAATGTTACGAAGCCGCACGTGGCGGGCTGGAACGGACTTTAATGGAAAAAGTCGTAGCCGGCAAGCCGTCTGCCGTATCTTTATTGAAAGTACAATACCGCATGCACGAAGACATCATGCGCTTCTCATCAGACTGGTTCTATGGCGGAGAGCTGGAAGCTGCTCCCGAAATACGTCACCGGGGAATATTGGATTGGGATACTCCCGTTACATGGCTCGACACATCCGAAATGGATTTCAAGGAAGAATTTGTCGGAGAAACCTTCGGGCGTATCAACAAAGAGGAAGCAGGCTTATTGCTGAAAGAGCTGGAAGCGTACATCCAACGGATAGGCGGAAACCGGATTCTCGAAGAACGTATCGACTTCGGACTCATCTCACCTTACAAGGCACAAGTGCAATACTTGCGGGGAAAAATAAAAGGCAGCGCTTCGCTACGTCCCTACCGCAGTCTGATAACAGTCAATACCGTCGACGGATTTCAGGGACAGGAACGTGATGTAATCTTTATCAGTCTGGTACGTGCCAATGAAGAAGGACAGATCGGCTTTCTGAACGATTTACGCAGAATGAATGTGGCGATAACAAGGGCACGCATGAAATTGGTTATCCTGGGAGAAGCGGCTACGCTAAGCCACCATGCTTTCTACAAGAAACTGCTTGAATATGTAAGGACAATTAATGATAAGTAA
- the ilvC gene encoding ketol-acid reductoisomerase, translated as MAQLNFGGVIENVMTREEFPLEKAREILKDETIAVIGYGVQGPGQACNLRDNGFNVIVGQRQGKTYEKAVADGWVPGETLFSIEDACQKGTIVMCLLSDAAVMSVWPTIKPFLTPGKALYFSHGFAITWSDRTGVVPPTDIDVIMVAPKGSGTSLRTMFLEGRGLNSSYAIYQDATGKALDRTLALGIGIGSGYLFETTFIREATSDLTGERGSLMGAIQGLLLAQYEVLRENGHTPSEAFNETVEELTQSLMPLFAKNGMDWMYANCSTTAQRGALDWMGPFHDAIKPVVQKLYQSVKSGNEAQISIDSNSKPDYREKLNEELKALRESEMWQTAVMVRKLRPENN; from the coding sequence ATGGCACAATTGAATTTTGGCGGTGTTATTGAAAATGTAATGACCCGCGAAGAGTTTCCTTTGGAAAAGGCACGTGAGATTTTAAAGGATGAGACAATCGCAGTTATCGGTTACGGTGTACAGGGTCCCGGTCAGGCTTGCAACCTGCGCGACAATGGCTTCAACGTTATCGTAGGCCAGCGTCAGGGTAAGACTTATGAGAAAGCGGTTGCAGACGGATGGGTTCCGGGCGAGACGTTGTTCAGCATCGAGGATGCTTGCCAGAAAGGTACTATCGTTATGTGTCTGTTGTCGGATGCGGCTGTAATGTCCGTATGGCCTACTATCAAGCCGTTCTTGACTCCTGGAAAGGCTCTTTACTTCTCTCACGGTTTCGCTATTACCTGGAGCGACCGTACGGGTGTGGTTCCTCCCACGGATATTGATGTTATTATGGTTGCCCCCAAAGGTTCGGGTACGTCACTGCGTACAATGTTCCTCGAAGGCCGTGGCTTGAACTCTTCTTACGCTATCTATCAGGATGCTACGGGCAAGGCTTTGGACAGAACGCTTGCATTGGGTATCGGCATCGGTTCCGGTTATCTGTTTGAAACTACTTTCATCCGTGAAGCAACTTCCGACCTGACCGGTGAACGCGGTTCTTTGATGGGTGCTATCCAGGGATTGCTGTTGGCTCAGTACGAGGTGTTGCGTGAAAACGGCCATACTCCGTCGGAAGCGTTCAACGAAACGGTTGAAGAGCTGACCCAGTCATTGATGCCGTTGTTTGCAAAGAACGGTATGGACTGGATGTATGCCAACTGTTCCACTACTGCCCAACGCGGGGCACTCGACTGGATGGGCCCGTTCCACGATGCTATCAAGCCGGTTGTACAGAAACTGTATCAGAGCGTGAAGTCCGGTAACGAAGCCCAGATTTCCATCGACAGCAATTCCAAACCCGACTATCGCGAGAAACTGAACGAAGAGCTGAAAGCATTGCGTGAAAGCGAAATGTGGCAGACAGCCGTAATGGTTCGCAAACTCCGTCCGGAAAACAACTGA
- a CDS encoding acyl-[acyl-carrier-protein] thioesterase yields MSENNKIGTYKFVAEPFHVDFTGRLTMGVLGNHLLNCAGFHATERGFGIATLNEDNYTWVLSRLAVELDEMPYQYEDFSIRTWVENVYRLFTDRNFAIIDKDGKKIGYARSVWAMISLNTRKPADLLALHGGSIVDYVCDEPCPIEKPSRIKVTSTEPASSLNAKYSDIDINGHVNSIRYIEHILDLFPIELYKESRIRRFEMAYVAESYYGDELTFYKDYVGNGTYDIEVRKNGGEAVCRSKVIFVEK; encoded by the coding sequence ATGAGTGAGAATAATAAGATAGGAACTTATAAATTTGTAGCCGAACCGTTCCATGTGGACTTTACCGGCCGCCTGACAATGGGTGTGCTTGGCAACCATCTGCTGAACTGTGCAGGGTTTCATGCCACGGAACGCGGTTTCGGTATTGCTACCTTGAATGAGGACAATTATACGTGGGTGCTTTCCCGCCTGGCTGTCGAGTTGGATGAAATGCCGTATCAATACGAGGATTTTTCTATCCGGACGTGGGTGGAAAACGTGTACCGTCTCTTCACCGACCGTAACTTTGCCATTATCGACAAAGACGGAAAGAAGATAGGGTATGCCCGTTCCGTATGGGCGATGATTAGCCTCAATACCCGTAAACCCGCCGACCTGCTGGCTTTGCATGGCGGCAGTATCGTGGATTATGTGTGCGACGAGCCTTGCCCCATCGAGAAGCCATCGCGTATAAAAGTGACTTCTACGGAACCGGCTTCTTCCCTGAATGCCAAATATAGCGATATTGATATTAACGGACATGTGAACAGCATTCGCTATATCGAGCATATTCTTGATTTGTTTCCGATAGAGTTGTATAAGGAGAGCCGCATCCGCCGTTTCGAAATGGCATATGTGGCGGAGAGCTATTACGGTGACGAGCTTACCTTTTATAAGGACTATGTAGGAAACGGCACGTATGATATAGAAGTAAGAAAGAATGGCGGCGAAGCGGTTTGCCGTTCTAAAGTGATATTTGTAGAGAAATAA
- the ilvN gene encoding acetolactate synthase small subunit — protein MDKTLYTIIVHSENFAGLLNQVTAVFTRRQINIESLNVSASSIKGVHKYTITAWTDKDTIEKVTKQITKKIDVLQAHYFTDDEIYQHEIALYKITTPILEEKPEVSKIIRKYNARIVEVNSVFSIVEKNGMSEEITNLYEELSALECVLQFVRSGRVAITTSCFERVNEYLADREAKYRRSKEQEGL, from the coding sequence GTGGACAAGACATTATATACAATCATCGTTCATTCGGAAAACTTTGCAGGTTTGCTGAATCAGGTAACGGCTGTATTTACCCGCCGGCAAATCAATATCGAGAGTTTGAACGTTTCGGCATCCTCTATCAAGGGGGTACATAAATATACCATTACAGCCTGGACGGATAAGGATACTATCGAAAAGGTGACGAAGCAAATCACCAAAAAAATAGATGTGCTGCAGGCGCACTATTTCACGGACGATGAAATCTACCAGCATGAGATTGCGCTGTATAAGATAACGACCCCCATACTGGAAGAGAAACCGGAAGTGTCCAAAATCATCCGTAAATACAACGCGCGTATCGTGGAGGTGAATTCCGTGTTCTCCATTGTAGAAAAGAACGGCATGAGCGAGGAGATAACCAACCTCTATGAAGAGCTGAGTGCTTTGGAGTGCGTACTCCAATTTGTACGTTCCGGCCGCGTGGCCATCACGACAAGCTGTTTTGAACGCGTAAACGAATATCTGGCGGACCGTGAAGCAAAATACCGCCGGAGTAAAGAACAAGAAGGACTATGA
- the ilvB gene encoding biosynthetic-type acetolactate synthase large subunit has protein sequence MENLITGAEALMRSLEHQGVKTIFGYPGGSIMPVFDALYDHRKNLNHILVRHEQGATHAAQGFARVSGEVGVCLVTSGPGATNTITGIADAMIDSTPVVVIAGQVATGFLGTDAFQEVDLVGITQPITKWSYQIRRAEDVAWAVARAFYIARSGRPGPVVLDFAKNAQVDKTEYTPVEVDYVRSYLPVPEMEPEAIQQAAELINAAERPLVLVGQGVELGNAQNELRAFIEKADMPAGCTLLGLSALPTAHPLNKGMLGMHGNLGPNINTNKCDVLIAVGMRFDDRVTGKLATYASQAKIIHFDIDPAEIDKNVKTDVAVLGNCKETLAAVTELLKPAGHKEWLDSFLPYEQMEEEKVIRPELHPAGDKLSMGEVVRAVSEATDNEAVLVTDVGQNQMMSARYFKYSKERSIVTSGGLGTMGFGLPAAIGATFGRPDRTVCVFMGDGGLQMNLQELGTVMEQKAPVKMILLNNNFLGNVRQWQAMFFNRRYSFTPMMNPDYMKIASAYEIPARRVFTREELAKAIGEMIATDGPFLLEACVEEEGNVMPMTPPGGSVNQMLLEC, from the coding sequence ATGGAAAACTTAATAACAGGCGCAGAAGCATTGATGCGCTCTCTGGAGCATCAGGGAGTAAAGACCATTTTCGGTTATCCGGGTGGCAGCATCATGCCGGTATTCGATGCCTTGTACGATCACCGGAAGAATTTGAATCACATCCTGGTTCGCCACGAACAGGGGGCTACTCATGCCGCACAAGGCTTTGCACGTGTGTCGGGCGAGGTCGGCGTATGTCTGGTTACCAGCGGTCCGGGTGCTACGAATACCATTACAGGTATTGCAGATGCCATGATAGACAGCACGCCGGTTGTTGTCATTGCCGGACAGGTGGCTACGGGATTTCTCGGAACGGATGCCTTTCAGGAAGTGGATTTGGTAGGCATTACGCAGCCTATCACGAAGTGGAGTTACCAGATTCGCCGTGCGGAAGATGTGGCATGGGCGGTGGCACGCGCTTTCTATATCGCACGGAGCGGACGTCCCGGTCCGGTGGTGCTGGATTTTGCCAAGAATGCCCAGGTGGATAAGACGGAATACACGCCTGTCGAAGTGGATTATGTACGCAGTTATCTGCCTGTGCCCGAAATGGAACCGGAAGCCATACAACAAGCCGCCGAACTGATAAATGCGGCGGAGCGTCCGTTGGTATTGGTGGGGCAGGGCGTGGAACTCGGCAATGCGCAGAACGAATTGCGTGCTTTCATCGAAAAGGCGGATATGCCTGCGGGATGTACGCTGCTGGGGCTTTCCGCATTGCCCACGGCTCATCCTCTGAACAAAGGCATGCTGGGCATGCACGGCAATCTGGGACCGAATATCAATACCAATAAATGCGATGTGCTGATTGCAGTGGGTATGCGCTTTGACGACCGTGTTACGGGCAAACTGGCTACGTATGCGTCGCAGGCAAAAATAATCCACTTCGACATCGACCCGGCGGAGATAGACAAGAACGTAAAGACGGATGTAGCCGTATTGGGCAACTGTAAGGAGACTCTTGCCGCAGTAACCGAATTGCTGAAACCTGCCGGACATAAAGAGTGGCTGGACAGCTTCCTGCCCTACGAGCAGATGGAAGAGGAGAAGGTTATCCGTCCCGAACTGCATCCGGCAGGAGATAAGTTGAGTATGGGCGAAGTGGTGCGTGCCGTCAGCGAGGCTACGGACAATGAGGCTGTTTTGGTGACGGATGTAGGTCAGAACCAGATGATGTCCGCCCGTTACTTTAAGTATAGCAAGGAACGCAGCATCGTCACTTCCGGCGGCTTGGGCACAATGGGATTCGGTCTTCCTGCCGCTATCGGCGCTACTTTCGGTCGCCCCGACCGCACGGTTTGCGTCTTTATGGGTGACGGCGGTTTGCAGATGAACCTGCAGGAGCTGGGTACGGTAATGGAACAGAAAGCGCCCGTCAAGATGATTTTGCTGAACAATAACTTCCTCGGTAATGTTCGTCAATGGCAGGCCATGTTCTTCAACCGCCGCTATTCGTTCACTCCGATGATGAATCCCGACTATATGAAGATTGCTTCCGCCTACGAAATTCCGGCACGTCGGGTATTTACCCGCGAGGAATTGGCGAAAGCCATCGGTGAGATGATTGCAACAGACGGCCCGTTCCTGCTGGAAGCTTGCGTAGAGGAGGAAGGAAATGTGATGCCGATGACACCGCCGGGCGGCTCGGTGAACCAGATGTTGCTGGAATGTTAG
- the ilvD gene encoding dihydroxy-acid dehydratase → MKHQLRSSFSTQGRRMAGARALWTANGMKNEQMGKPIIAIVNSFTQFVPGHVHLHEIGQFVKEEIEKQGCFAAEFNTIAIDDGIAMGHDGMLYSLPSRDIIADSVEYMVNAHKADAMVCISNCDKITPGMLMAAMRLNIPTVFVSGGPMEAGEWNGQHLDLIDAMIKSADNSVSDADVAKIEQHACPTCGCCSGMFTANSMNCLNEAIGLALPGNGTIVATHANRKQLFKDAARLIVENAYKYYEEGDESVLPRSIATREAFLNAMTLDIAMGGSTNTVLHLLAVAHEAGADFTMDDIDMLSRKTPCLCKVAPNTQKYHVQDVNRAGGIVAIMGELAKGGLVDTAVRRVDGMTLAEEIDRYCITGPNVCEEAVRKYSSAAAGKFNLALGSQDTYYKELDTDRAEGCIRDLQHAYSKDGGLAVLKGNIAQDGCVVKTAGVDESIWKFTGPAKVFDSQEAACDGILGGKVVSGDVVVITHEGPKGGPGMQEMLYPTSYIKSRHLGKECALITDGRFSGGTSGLSIGHISPEAAAGGNIGKIQDGDIIEIDIPNRSINVKLTDEELAARPMTPVTRDRQVSKALKAYASMVSSADKGAVRLIE, encoded by the coding sequence ATGAAACATCAGTTACGCAGTTCGTTCAGCACACAAGGCCGCCGTATGGCAGGTGCCCGCGCGTTGTGGACGGCCAACGGCATGAAGAATGAACAGATGGGAAAGCCCATAATCGCGATAGTCAACTCTTTTACCCAGTTTGTGCCGGGACATGTGCATCTGCACGAGATAGGTCAGTTTGTAAAGGAAGAGATAGAAAAGCAAGGCTGCTTTGCCGCCGAATTCAATACGATTGCCATTGACGACGGCATTGCGATGGGGCATGACGGTATGCTGTACTCGTTGCCCTCGCGCGACATCATAGCCGACAGCGTGGAGTATATGGTAAATGCGCATAAGGCGGATGCCATGGTGTGCATCAGCAATTGCGACAAGATTACTCCGGGTATGCTTATGGCTGCGATGAGGCTGAACATCCCTACGGTGTTCGTTTCCGGCGGTCCTATGGAAGCCGGGGAGTGGAACGGACAGCATCTCGACTTGATTGATGCAATGATTAAGTCGGCCGACAACAGCGTGAGCGATGCGGATGTTGCCAAGATTGAACAGCATGCCTGTCCCACCTGCGGATGCTGTTCGGGTATGTTTACCGCCAATTCCATGAACTGCCTGAACGAAGCTATCGGACTGGCTCTTCCGGGTAACGGTACGATTGTGGCTACCCATGCAAACCGCAAGCAACTGTTTAAGGACGCTGCCAGGCTGATTGTTGAAAACGCTTATAAGTATTATGAGGAAGGAGACGAAAGTGTGCTCCCCCGCAGCATTGCCACCCGCGAGGCGTTCCTGAATGCGATGACGCTGGATATTGCAATGGGCGGTTCTACCAATACGGTGCTTCACCTGCTGGCGGTGGCCCATGAAGCCGGAGCGGACTTCACGATGGACGACATAGATATGCTGTCGCGCAAAACGCCCTGCCTGTGTAAAGTTGCTCCCAATACCCAAAAATATCATGTACAGGATGTAAACCGTGCCGGCGGCATCGTTGCCATTATGGGCGAACTTGCCAAAGGCGGATTGGTGGACACGGCCGTACGCCGCGTAGACGGAATGACGCTGGCCGAGGAGATAGACAGGTATTGCATCACCGGCCCGAACGTCTGTGAGGAGGCGGTCAGGAAATATTCCAGTGCCGCTGCCGGAAAGTTTAATCTGGCACTCGGTTCGCAGGATACTTATTATAAGGAATTGGACACCGACCGTGCCGAAGGTTGTATCCGCGACCTGCAGCATGCTTACAGCAAGGACGGCGGACTGGCTGTACTGAAAGGAAATATAGCGCAGGACGGCTGCGTGGTAAAAACGGCGGGAGTGGATGAAAGCATCTGGAAGTTTACCGGTCCTGCCAAAGTATTCGATTCGCAGGAAGCAGCGTGCGACGGTATTCTGGGTGGAAAGGTTGTCAGCGGCGATGTCGTTGTCATTACCCACGAGGGTCCGAAAGGCGGTCCGGGCATGCAGGAAATGCTTTATCCCACTTCGTATATCAAATCCCGTCATTTGGGCAAGGAGTGTGCGCTGATTACCGACGGACGCTTCAGTGGCGGCACTTCCGGACTGAGCATCGGACATATCTCTCCCGAAGCTGCTGCCGGAGGCAATATCGGTAAGATTCAGGACGGTGACATCATCGAAATAGATATACCGAACCGCTCTATCAATGTGAAACTGACGGATGAGGAGCTGGCTGCCCGTCCCATGACGCCGGTAACCCGCGACCGCCAGGTGTCGAAAGCATTGAAAGCGTATGCAAGTATGGTAAGCTCGGCTGATAAAGGGGCTGTGAGACTGATAGAATAA
- a CDS encoding peptidylprolyl isomerase, translating into METVENKYITLAYKLYTIENGEKEFTEEAPAEHPFQFISGLGLTLESFENQVKDLNKGDKFDFTIKAEEAYGEYDEEHVIDLPKNIFEIEGKFDSERVVEGAVIPLMTSEGQRINGSVVEVKDDVVVMDMNHPLAGCDLNFVGEITENRPATNDELSEMARMMSGGGCSGGCGGGCNCGDCSSECCS; encoded by the coding sequence ATGGAAACAGTAGAAAACAAGTACATCACCTTAGCATATAAGTTGTACACAATCGAAAACGGAGAAAAAGAGTTCACAGAAGAAGCTCCCGCAGAGCACCCGTTCCAATTCATATCGGGACTGGGCCTCACATTGGAATCTTTCGAAAACCAGGTGAAAGACCTGAACAAAGGCGATAAATTCGACTTTACAATCAAAGCCGAAGAGGCTTACGGCGAGTATGACGAGGAGCATGTCATCGACCTCCCCAAAAACATCTTCGAGATAGAAGGCAAGTTCGACAGCGAACGCGTAGTAGAAGGCGCCGTAATCCCCTTGATGACCTCGGAAGGCCAACGTATCAACGGAAGCGTAGTCGAAGTAAAGGACGATGTAGTAGTAATGGACATGAATCACCCCCTGGCAGGCTGCGACCTGAACTTCGTAGGTGAAATCACTGAAAACCGTCCTGCCACCAACGACGAACTGTCGGAAATGGCACGCATGATGAGCGGCGGCGGATGCAGCGGCGGATGCGGTGGCGGATGCAACTGCGGAGACTGTAGCAGCGAATGCTGTAGTTAA
- a CDS encoding serine dehydratase subunit alpha family protein — MTEAERKQIIALVQREVVPAIGCTEPIAVALCVAKATETLGAKPEKIDVLLSANILKNAMGVGIPGTGMIGLPIAIALGALIGKSEYQLEVLKDSNPAAVEEGKRFIGEKRIDISLKKNITEKLYIEVCCKSGGNKATAIIAGGHTTFIYIARNGDVLLNKQSAGCGEEEAQVAGLTLRKVYDFAMNAPLDEIRFILETARLNKAAAERSFDGNYGHGLGRMLRGNYEHKILGDSVFSHILSYTSGACDARMAGAMIPVMSNSGSGNQGISATLPVLVYAEENGKSEEELIRALMLSHLTVIYIKQSLGRLSALCGCVVAATGSSCGITWLMGGTYEQVSFAVQNMIANLTGMICDGAKPSCALKVTTGVSTAVLSAIMAMENRCVTSVEGIIDEDVDQSIRNLTKIGSKGMNETDKVVLEIMTSK; from the coding sequence ATGACTGAAGCCGAAAGAAAACAAATAATTGCTTTGGTACAGCGCGAAGTAGTTCCTGCCATTGGCTGTACGGAACCCATTGCTGTTGCCTTATGTGTGGCGAAAGCAACCGAAACCTTGGGTGCAAAGCCGGAGAAAATAGATGTCTTGTTGAGTGCCAATATCCTGAAGAACGCAATGGGAGTGGGCATTCCCGGCACAGGTATGATTGGACTGCCCATAGCTATAGCCCTGGGAGCGCTGATAGGCAAGTCGGAGTATCAGTTGGAAGTGCTGAAAGACAGCAATCCTGCCGCCGTAGAAGAGGGAAAACGCTTTATCGGCGAAAAACGCATTGATATATCGCTGAAAAAGAATATCACGGAAAAGCTTTATATCGAGGTGTGCTGCAAATCAGGCGGGAATAAAGCCACTGCCATTATAGCCGGCGGCCATACCACCTTTATATATATAGCCCGTAACGGCGATGTCCTTTTAAACAAGCAAAGTGCGGGTTGCGGAGAAGAGGAGGCGCAAGTCGCAGGCCTGACCTTGCGGAAGGTATATGACTTTGCCATGAATGCCCCGCTGGACGAAATCCGTTTTATCCTTGAAACCGCCCGTTTGAATAAAGCCGCCGCCGAACGTTCTTTCGACGGGAACTACGGTCATGGACTGGGCAGAATGTTACGTGGCAATTATGAACACAAGATTTTGGGCGACAGCGTATTCTCCCATATCCTTTCTTATACGTCCGGTGCATGCGATGCCCGTATGGCAGGTGCTATGATACCGGTAATGAGTAATTCGGGCAGTGGAAACCAGGGTATTTCCGCTACATTGCCCGTGCTGGTCTATGCCGAGGAGAATGGCAAATCGGAAGAAGAGTTGATCCGTGCCCTCATGCTCAGCCATCTGACCGTGATTTATATCAAGCAAAGTCTGGGACGTCTGTCTGCCCTGTGCGGTTGCGTAGTAGCCGCCACCGGCTCCAGTTGCGGCATTACCTGGCTCATGGGCGGTACTTACGAACAAGTATCCTTTGCCGTTCAGAACATGATTGCCAACCTTACCGGAATGATTTGCGACGGCGCCAAACCCAGTTGCGCCTTGAAAGTAACTACCGGCGTCTCTACCGCCGTCCTCTCCGCCATCATGGCAATGGAAAACCGTTGCGTTACTTCCGTTGAAGGAATTATTGATGAAGATGTAGACCAAAGTATCCGAAACCTCACGAAGATAGGCTCCAAAGGAATGAATGAAACCGACAAAGTTGTCCTGGAAATAATGACAAGTAAGTGA
- a CDS encoding PCMD domain-containing protein, translating to MNFKKWTTALMLALAVSSCIQDEALNSEAAIDACTGADVQLAHINSDSKEINIYVHKGANLAKQQLLFTLPDGATIKADEHSPNDILNNYDFSNESHSRTFTVTSEDGEWTATYTVKVVPAEMPETFHFEDLLPSAGTEYDIFYEFEPGTSTSVSRVAQWSSGNPGYKLTGMTDNRTGYPTQQVADGYRGNGLKLTTCDTGSFGAMVQMYIAAGNLFIGSFDLANALKDPLRATKFGIQYYKRPIALKGYFKFKAGEVYTDEGEVQKDMKDRFDIYAILYEANENSFMLDGSNSLTSENIVAKAQISEAAAVETDEWTAFELPFEPMNGKEINKSKLQNGKYKLSIVLSSSVEGAYFKGAVGSTLYVDELELISEEI from the coding sequence ATGAATTTTAAGAAGTGGACTACTGCTCTCATGCTTGCCTTAGCCGTTTCGTCCTGCATACAAGACGAAGCGCTCAACTCCGAAGCAGCCATTGACGCCTGTACAGGCGCGGATGTACAATTGGCTCACATCAACAGTGACTCTAAAGAAATAAACATATATGTACATAAAGGGGCAAACCTTGCCAAACAGCAACTGCTGTTTACGCTGCCCGACGGTGCTACCATCAAGGCAGACGAACATTCACCGAATGACATCCTTAACAATTACGATTTCAGCAACGAGTCTCACTCCCGCACCTTCACCGTCACTTCCGAAGACGGCGAATGGACCGCTACCTATACCGTAAAAGTAGTACCTGCCGAAATGCCGGAAACATTCCATTTCGAAGACCTGCTCCCCTCTGCCGGTACCGAATACGACATTTTCTACGAATTCGAACCCGGAACTTCAACCAGTGTTTCACGCGTAGCGCAATGGTCCAGCGGCAACCCCGGCTACAAACTTACAGGCATGACAGACAACCGCACCGGCTATCCTACGCAGCAGGTTGCCGACGGCTACCGCGGCAACGGACTGAAACTGACCACTTGCGACACCGGAAGTTTCGGAGCCATGGTGCAAATGTATATTGCCGCCGGAAACCTGTTTATCGGTTCCTTCGACCTGGCAAACGCACTGAAAGATCCTCTGCGTGCCACCAAGTTCGGCATACAGTATTACAAACGCCCCATAGCGTTGAAGGGTTACTTCAAATTCAAGGCAGGAGAAGTTTATACCGATGAAGGCGAAGTACAGAAAGACATGAAAGACCGTTTCGACATTTACGCCATACTGTACGAAGCAAACGAGAACTCCTTTATGCTGGACGGCAGCAACAGCCTGACTTCCGAAAACATTGTAGCCAAAGCCCAAATCAGTGAAGCGGCTGCTGTAGAAACCGACGAATGGACAGCATTCGAGTTACCTTTCGAACCTATGAACGGTAAAGAGATAAACAAGTCGAAACTGCAAAACGGAAAGTACAAATTAAGCATCGTCCTCTCCTCCAGCGTGGAAGGTGCGTACTTCAAAGGGGCAGTCGGCAGCACATTATACGTAGACGAATTAGAACTTATAAGCGAAGAAATCTGA